One genomic region from Amycolatopsis sp. FBCC-B4732 encodes:
- a CDS encoding P1 family peptidase translates to MTRARDLGITLPGRPGTHNALTDVAGVEVGYTTVLEGDSVRTGVTAVLPRGRADFAVPCAAGTFSLNGNGEMTGTAWLAETGSLALPVLITNTHAVGPCHRGVIDWVVRERPDVAAEWLLPVVAETWDGYLNDINAPTIHSGYAGAALDAARGGALDEGSVGGGTGMTCYGFKGGTGTASRLVPYGSDEYTVGVLVQANFGSRRELTVAGDHVGPRLAADDPMAHWAPAPPGAGSVIVVVGTDAPLLPGQCTALARRVPLGLARTGTTGSHFSGDLFLAFSTANPGALTSAFPRTAEAEYEQLRFVPWGRIDPFFEAVVQAVEEAVLNALVANREMTGHRGHRAPAFPADFSRRN, encoded by the coding sequence ATGACCCGTGCCCGCGACCTGGGCATCACCTTGCCCGGCCGGCCCGGCACGCACAACGCGCTCACCGACGTCGCCGGCGTCGAAGTCGGCTACACGACGGTGCTCGAAGGCGATTCGGTGCGCACCGGCGTCACCGCGGTCCTCCCCCGCGGCCGGGCGGACTTCGCCGTGCCGTGCGCGGCCGGGACGTTCTCCCTGAACGGCAACGGCGAGATGACCGGCACCGCGTGGCTCGCCGAGACCGGGTCGCTGGCCCTGCCGGTGCTGATCACCAACACCCACGCCGTCGGGCCGTGCCACCGCGGCGTGATCGACTGGGTGGTGCGCGAGCGCCCCGACGTCGCCGCGGAATGGCTGCTGCCGGTGGTCGCCGAGACGTGGGACGGCTACCTCAACGACATCAACGCCCCGACGATCCACAGTGGATACGCGGGCGCGGCCCTCGACGCCGCCCGGGGCGGAGCGCTCGACGAAGGTTCGGTCGGCGGCGGCACCGGGATGACCTGCTACGGCTTCAAGGGCGGCACCGGCACGGCGTCCCGGCTGGTGCCCTACGGTTCCGACGAGTACACCGTGGGCGTGCTGGTGCAGGCGAACTTCGGCAGCCGCCGCGAGCTCACGGTCGCGGGCGACCACGTGGGACCCCGGCTGGCGGCGGACGACCCGATGGCGCACTGGGCACCGGCCCCGCCCGGCGCGGGTTCGGTCATCGTCGTGGTCGGCACGGACGCGCCGTTGCTGCCGGGGCAGTGCACGGCGCTCGCCCGGCGCGTCCCGCTCGGCCTGGCCCGCACCGGCACGACCGGTTCACACTTCTCGGGCGACCTGTTCCTCGCCTTCAGCACGGCGAACCCCGGCGCGCTGACGAGCGCGTTCCCCCGCACCGCGGAAGCCGAGTACGAGCAACTGCGGTTCGTGCCGTGGGGCCGGATCGACCCGTTCTTCGAGGCGGTCGTGCAGGCGGTGGAGGAAGCGGTGCTCAACGCGCTCGTCGCGAACCGCGAGATGACCGGCCACCGCGGGCACCGCGCGCCCGCATTTCCGGCCGATTTTTCCCGGCGGAACTGA